The following proteins are co-located in the Massilia litorea genome:
- a CDS encoding alpha/beta fold hydrolase: MNVRLRNNVTIAGSGPITLVFAHGFGCDQVVWRFMAPAFADRYRVVTFDLTGSGNSDLAAYDRERHATLHGHADDLLEIIDDLKGPVVYVGHSVSAMIGMLAGIKAPERFLAQVMIAPSPCYIDDGDYRGGFSRGDIDELLDTMEANYLGWSSAMAPVIMGAPNLPHLGIELTNSFCRNDPDIARHFGRVTFLSDHRADLADATLPTLILQCSDDLIAPREVGAWLRERLAGSRLEQVRNIGHCPHMSAPQDCVRLTQAFLDQQGLSA; encoded by the coding sequence ATGAACGTGCGTCTTCGTAACAACGTGACCATCGCGGGCAGCGGCCCCATCACCCTCGTGTTTGCGCATGGCTTCGGCTGCGACCAGGTCGTGTGGCGCTTCATGGCGCCCGCCTTCGCGGACCGCTACCGCGTGGTCACCTTCGACCTGACGGGCAGCGGCAACTCCGACCTGGCGGCCTACGACCGCGAGCGCCACGCGACCCTGCATGGCCATGCCGACGACCTGCTTGAAATTATCGACGACCTGAAAGGCCCGGTCGTGTATGTCGGCCATTCGGTCAGCGCCATGATCGGCATGCTGGCCGGGATCAAGGCGCCGGAGCGTTTCCTGGCCCAGGTCATGATCGCGCCTTCGCCCTGCTATATCGACGACGGCGACTACCGCGGCGGCTTTTCGCGCGGCGACATCGACGAGCTGCTCGATACGATGGAAGCGAACTATCTCGGCTGGTCGAGCGCGATGGCGCCGGTCATCATGGGCGCGCCCAACCTGCCGCACCTGGGCATCGAACTGACCAACAGCTTCTGCCGCAACGATCCCGACATCGCCCGCCATTTCGGCCGCGTCACCTTCCTGTCCGACCACCGCGCCGACCTCGCCGACGCGACCCTGCCGACGCTGATCCTGCAGTGCAGCGACGACCTGATCGCACCACGCGAAGTGGGCGCCTGGCTGCGCGAGCGGCTCGCCGGCAGCCGGCTCGAGCAGGTGCGCAACATTGGCCACTGCCCGCACATGAGCGCGCCGCAGGACTGCGTGCGCCTGACCCAGGCCTTCCTCGACCAACAGGGATTGTCGGCTTGA